A genomic segment from Bradyrhizobium diazoefficiens USDA 110 encodes:
- a CDS encoding aldose epimerase family protein has protein sequence MAGSKITKDVFGTLPDGRNVERIVLRGEGGFEARIITHGAVIQALIAPDAKGGYDDVVLGHDAFAGYLAERKFLGATVGRYANRIARGQFSLDGETVQLPVNNGPNALHGGLDGFDRKLWAIAGIEEGAEPAVTLTYTSPHGEENYPGRLDVRLTYRVTGPAELSLMMEARTDRPTIVNLTNHSFFNLEGATSGTSILDHRLTVAAEHFLAIDPTAIPLPEPPRAVAGTPFDFRNPHAVGERIRENDRQLQSGRGYDHTYCLGRDGKLALAARLEAPRSGRIMELFTNQPGIQVYSGNYLDGTISGKGGKLIRQSDAMCLEPHIWPDAPNRPDFPSPRLDPGQVYRHHTVYRFAVRAP, from the coding sequence ATGGCTGGCTCAAAAATAACAAAAGACGTCTTCGGAACGCTGCCGGACGGCCGCAATGTCGAGCGCATCGTGCTGCGCGGCGAGGGCGGCTTTGAAGCCCGTATCATCACCCATGGCGCGGTGATCCAGGCGCTGATCGCGCCGGACGCCAAGGGCGGCTACGACGATGTCGTGCTCGGCCACGACGCCTTCGCCGGCTATCTCGCCGAACGAAAATTCCTGGGCGCCACCGTCGGCCGCTACGCCAACCGTATCGCCAGGGGACAGTTCTCGCTCGACGGCGAGACGGTGCAGCTTCCCGTCAACAATGGCCCGAATGCGCTGCATGGCGGCCTCGACGGGTTCGACCGCAAGCTCTGGGCGATCGCCGGGATCGAAGAGGGCGCCGAGCCCGCGGTGACGCTCACCTATACGAGCCCGCACGGCGAGGAGAATTATCCGGGCCGGCTCGATGTGCGCCTGACCTATCGCGTCACCGGCCCCGCCGAGCTGTCGCTGATGATGGAGGCGCGGACGGACCGGCCGACCATCGTCAATTTGACCAACCACAGCTTCTTCAATCTCGAAGGCGCGACATCAGGCACGTCCATTCTCGACCACAGACTGACGGTCGCAGCCGAGCATTTCCTCGCGATCGATCCCACCGCCATTCCGCTGCCGGAGCCGCCGCGCGCGGTGGCCGGCACGCCGTTCGACTTCCGCAACCCGCATGCCGTAGGCGAGCGCATCCGCGAAAACGATCGGCAATTGCAGAGCGGCAGGGGTTACGACCACACCTACTGCCTCGGCCGCGACGGCAAGCTCGCGCTCGCGGCACGGCTGGAAGCCCCGCGTTCAGGACGCATCATGGAGCTGTTCACCAATCAGCCCGGCATCCAGGTCTATTCCGGCAACTATCTCGACGGCACGATCTCGGGCAAGGGCGGCAAGCTGATCCGACAATCGGACGCCATGTGTCTCGAGCCGCACATCTGGCCCGACGCGCCGAACCGGCCGGACTTTCCGAGTCCGCGCCTCGATCCCGGCCAAGTCTACCGGCATCACACCGTCTATCGCTTTGCAGTGAGGGCGCCATGA
- the yjfF gene encoding galactofuranose ABC transporter, permease protein YjfF — translation MKGLPPVLITAIVLVAGFALCAMQFPNIASTRVVGNLLTDNAFLGIVATGMTFVIISGGIDLSVGSVIGFTTVFVALAIERWGVPPLVAFVAILALSAAFGAAMGAVIHVFDLPPFIVTLAGMFLARGASFLLSTESVPITAPVYSTVSDFALRMPGGGRLTAIAIIMLVIVIGGALLLHLTRFGANVYALGGSRTTASLMGVAVGKMTVKIYMLSSLLAGIAGIVFSFYTSAGYSLSAVGVELDTIAAVVIGGTLLTGGQGSVIGTFLGVLIQGLIQTYINFDGTLSSWWTKIATGVLLFAFIALQQGLVALARRPVAKSAGAAT, via the coding sequence ATGAAAGGCCTGCCGCCCGTCCTGATCACGGCCATCGTGCTCGTCGCGGGCTTCGCGCTCTGCGCCATGCAATTCCCCAACATCGCCTCCACCCGCGTGGTCGGCAATCTCCTCACCGACAACGCCTTTCTCGGCATCGTCGCGACCGGCATGACCTTCGTCATCATCTCCGGCGGCATCGATCTGTCGGTCGGCTCGGTGATCGGCTTCACCACCGTCTTCGTCGCGCTCGCGATCGAGCGCTGGGGCGTGCCGCCGCTGGTCGCCTTCGTCGCCATCCTCGCGCTCTCGGCGGCGTTCGGTGCGGCGATGGGCGCGGTCATCCATGTCTTCGATCTGCCGCCTTTCATCGTGACGCTGGCGGGGATGTTCCTGGCCCGCGGCGCGAGCTTCCTGCTCTCGACGGAGTCGGTCCCGATCACCGCGCCGGTCTATTCCACCGTGTCGGACTTCGCCCTGCGGATGCCCGGCGGCGGGCGGCTGACCGCGATTGCGATCATCATGCTCGTGATCGTGATCGGGGGCGCCTTGCTGCTGCATCTCACGAGGTTCGGCGCCAATGTCTATGCGCTCGGCGGCAGCCGGACCACTGCAAGCCTGATGGGCGTTGCGGTCGGCAAGATGACGGTGAAGATCTACATGCTGTCGAGCCTGCTCGCAGGCATCGCCGGCATCGTCTTCTCCTTCTACACCAGCGCCGGCTACTCGCTGTCCGCCGTCGGCGTCGAGCTCGACACCATCGCCGCCGTCGTGATCGGCGGCACGCTGCTCACGGGCGGGCAGGGCTCGGTGATCGGCACCTTCCTCGGCGTGCTGATCCAGGGCCTGATCCAGACCTACATCAATTTCGACGGGACGCTGTCGAGCTGGTGGACCAAGATCGCGACCGGCGTGCTACTGTTCGCCTTCATCGCCTTGCAGCAGGGGCTGGTCGCGCTCGCGCGCCGGCCCGTGGCCAAGAGCGCAGGAGCTGCCACATGA
- the ytfQ gene encoding galactofuranose ABC transporter, galactofuranose-binding protein YtfQ codes for MILKALFAASATAALLLALPANAAELTIGFSQIGSESGWRAAETSVSKQEAAKRKVNLKIADAQQKQENQIKAIRSFIAQNVDAIFLAPVVSTGWDSVLKEAKEAKIPVVLLDRDIDPSGKELYLTAVTSDSVHEGEVAGDWLAKTVGGKACNIVELQGTVGASVAANRKKGFDTAIAKHANLKVVRSQTGDFTRAKGKEVMESFIKAEGGGKSICAVYAHNDDMMVGAIQAMKEAGLKPGKEILTVSIDAVPDIFKAMAAGEANATVELTPNMAGPALDAIAAFKDKGTVPPKWIQTESKLYTAADDPQKIYDSKKGLGY; via the coding sequence ATGATCCTCAAAGCCCTCTTTGCAGCCAGCGCCACGGCCGCGTTGCTGCTCGCGCTGCCGGCGAATGCCGCCGAGCTCACCATCGGCTTCTCGCAGATCGGATCGGAATCCGGCTGGCGCGCGGCCGAGACCTCGGTCTCCAAGCAGGAGGCCGCCAAGCGCAAGGTCAATCTCAAGATCGCCGACGCCCAGCAGAAGCAGGAGAACCAGATCAAGGCGATCCGCTCCTTCATCGCGCAGAACGTCGATGCGATCTTCCTCGCGCCCGTCGTCTCGACCGGCTGGGACTCGGTGCTGAAGGAAGCCAAGGAGGCCAAGATCCCGGTCGTGCTGCTCGACCGCGACATCGATCCCTCCGGCAAGGAACTCTATCTCACCGCCGTCACGTCGGACAGCGTGCACGAAGGCGAGGTCGCCGGCGACTGGCTGGCCAAGACCGTCGGCGGCAAGGCCTGCAACATCGTCGAATTGCAGGGCACGGTCGGCGCCAGCGTCGCTGCCAACCGCAAGAAGGGTTTTGACACTGCCATCGCCAAGCACGCGAACCTGAAAGTGGTGCGCAGCCAGACCGGCGACTTCACCCGCGCCAAGGGCAAGGAAGTGATGGAGAGCTTCATCAAGGCCGAAGGCGGCGGCAAGTCGATCTGCGCGGTCTACGCGCACAACGACGACATGATGGTCGGCGCGATCCAGGCGATGAAGGAAGCCGGCCTCAAGCCCGGCAAGGAGATCCTCACCGTCTCGATCGACGCGGTTCCCGATATCTTCAAGGCCATGGCCGCCGGCGAAGCCAATGCCACGGTCGAGCTGACGCCGAACATGGCGGGCCCCGCACTCGATGCCATCGCGGCCTTCAAGGACAAGGGCACCGTTCCGCCCAAGTGGATCCAGACCGAGTCCAAGCTCTATACCGCGGCCGATGATCCGCAGAAGATCTACGACAGCAAGAAGGGCCTCGGTTACTGA
- a CDS encoding ABC transporter permease — MIALLPRRGLAQILALIVILAVDRVVSPQFFDLRLQDGRLFGSLIDVLNRGTPVALLSLGMVLVIATRGIDLSVGAIMAISGAIAASLADSHGLPIVLAAALGAGLVCGLWNGFLVAVLGMQPIVATLILMVAGRGIAQLITEGRIVTFSSPDLVWLGNGAILGLPVPVAIALVMLILTGAVVRGSALGLLIEATGGNARASELAGVGTRAMILSVYVWCGVCAALAGVIAAADIMGADANNAGLWLELDAILAVVIGGTSLFGGRFSLVLAVLGALIIQTMNTGILLSGYPPEFNLLVKAVVVLAVLLLQSPKFSGLAGIAARLRRAKA, encoded by the coding sequence ATGATAGCGCTGTTGCCGCGCCGCGGCCTTGCCCAGATCCTCGCACTGATCGTCATCCTCGCGGTCGACCGCGTGGTGTCGCCGCAATTCTTCGATTTGCGCCTTCAGGACGGCCGTCTGTTCGGCAGCCTGATCGACGTGCTCAACCGCGGCACGCCGGTGGCGCTGCTCTCGCTCGGCATGGTGCTGGTGATCGCGACGCGCGGCATCGACCTCTCGGTCGGCGCAATCATGGCGATCTCGGGCGCGATTGCGGCGAGCCTCGCCGACAGCCACGGGCTTCCGATCGTGCTGGCGGCCGCGCTTGGCGCCGGCCTCGTCTGCGGATTGTGGAACGGCTTTCTCGTCGCCGTGCTCGGCATGCAGCCGATCGTGGCAACGCTGATCCTGATGGTGGCGGGGCGGGGCATCGCCCAGCTCATCACCGAAGGGCGTATTGTGACGTTTTCCTCGCCCGACCTGGTCTGGCTCGGCAATGGTGCCATCCTCGGCCTGCCGGTTCCGGTCGCGATCGCCTTGGTCATGCTGATCCTCACCGGCGCGGTGGTGCGCGGCTCGGCGCTCGGGCTTCTGATCGAGGCGACCGGCGGTAATGCGCGGGCGAGCGAGCTTGCCGGCGTCGGCACCCGCGCGATGATTCTTTCGGTCTATGTCTGGTGCGGCGTCTGCGCCGCGCTGGCCGGCGTGATTGCGGCCGCCGACATCATGGGCGCGGATGCCAACAATGCCGGCCTCTGGCTCGAGCTCGACGCGATCCTGGCCGTGGTGATCGGCGGCACCTCGCTGTTCGGCGGCCGCTTCAGCCTCGTTCTGGCCGTACTCGGCGCGCTGATCATCCAGACCATGAACACCGGGATCCTGCTGTCCGGCTATCCGCCGGAGTTCAATCTGCTGGTCAAGGCGGTGGTCGTGCTCGCGGTTCTGCTGCTGCAATCGCCGAAATTCTCGGGGCTTGCCGGTATCGCGGCGCGGCTGCGGAGGGCGAAAGCATGA
- a CDS encoding FadR/GntR family transcriptional regulator, with protein sequence MTSRIVVIPTRRAHSNHAEVARSIGVDIIAGRYAEGTRLPGDAEMIAMFGVSRPVLRESVKTLVAKGLLTTKARVGTVVRERAAWNMFDADVLAWHLDAGIDKRFLNDLAEIRLAVEPRAAELAAKQRSEEDVAELRRSMERMRREASDSVGFADADLALHVAVARASGNLFMRSIGHVIEAALRASFLLSAPVEPEDRDAVLLWHQKIVDAIAAGDAEAASEAMVFVIHNGMSRHEDTVIETAPAEVLPSADTGE encoded by the coding sequence ATGACCTCGCGCATCGTCGTCATCCCGACGCGCCGGGCCCACTCCAACCACGCGGAGGTGGCCCGCTCGATCGGCGTCGACATCATCGCCGGCCGTTACGCGGAGGGGACACGCCTGCCTGGCGATGCCGAGATGATCGCGATGTTCGGCGTGTCGCGGCCGGTGCTGCGGGAGAGCGTGAAGACGCTGGTGGCCAAGGGCCTGCTCACCACCAAGGCCCGGGTCGGCACCGTCGTGCGCGAGCGTGCGGCCTGGAACATGTTCGATGCCGACGTGCTGGCCTGGCATCTCGACGCCGGCATCGACAAGCGCTTCCTCAACGACCTCGCCGAGATCCGTCTGGCGGTCGAGCCGCGCGCGGCCGAGCTCGCAGCGAAGCAGCGGTCCGAGGAGGACGTCGCCGAGCTCCGGCGCAGCATGGAGCGCATGCGGCGTGAAGCCTCCGACTCGGTGGGCTTTGCCGATGCCGACCTCGCGCTTCACGTTGCCGTGGCGCGGGCCTCCGGCAATCTGTTCATGCGCTCGATCGGGCATGTCATCGAAGCCGCCTTGCGCGCCTCGTTCCTGCTCAGCGCCCCGGTCGAGCCGGAGGACCGCGACGCCGTGCTGCTCTGGCATCAGAAGATCGTCGACGCGATCGCGGCCGGCGATGCCGAGGCGGCATCGGAGGCCATGGTCTTTGTCATTCACAACGGCATGAGCCGCCACGAGGACACGGTGATCGAGACCGCCCCGGCCGAGGTGCTGCCGTCAGCCGATACTGGAGAATAA
- a CDS encoding 4Fe-4S dicluster domain-containing protein — protein sequence MPLASYQTSVPVVVDDAKCIADKGCTVCVDVCPLDVLRISEMTNKAYMAYDECWYCMPCEADCPTGAVTVNIPYLLR from the coding sequence ATGCCTCTCGCGTCCTATCAAACATCGGTTCCGGTGGTCGTCGACGATGCCAAATGCATCGCCGACAAGGGCTGCACCGTCTGCGTCGACGTCTGCCCGCTCGACGTGCTCCGCATCAGCGAGATGACCAACAAGGCCTACATGGCCTATGACGAGTGCTGGTACTGCATGCCCTGCGAGGCCGATTGCCCGACCGGCGCCGTCACCGTCAACATTCCCTATCTGTTGAGGTGA
- a CDS encoding SMP-30/gluconolactonase/LRE family protein, whose translation MEEVPTSVLSAEQCHLGEGPTYDVTTDTAWWFDIREGRLFEAHLGGGSIRVHALGRMASALGRIDADRQLIVAEDGLYIRSLADGAMTLFCPLDADNPTTRSNDCRVHQSGTFWIGTMGKKAEPRAGAIYALHRGKISTLFPGISIPNSICFSPDGATGYFTDTPRAVLYAVPLNPATGLPRGEPEVLLRHTGIGGLDGSVCDADGQIWNACWGASRIDVYSPQGERLRSLSVPAKQASCPAFVGPDLSRLLVTSAWQDMDAAARAADPQAGCTFLLEASARGRAEPDVKLA comes from the coding sequence ATGGAAGAAGTGCCGACCTCCGTGCTCTCCGCCGAGCAATGTCATCTCGGCGAGGGGCCGACCTATGACGTTACCACCGATACCGCCTGGTGGTTCGACATCCGCGAAGGACGCCTGTTCGAGGCGCATCTCGGCGGCGGCAGCATCCGCGTCCACGCGCTCGGCCGAATGGCGAGCGCGCTCGGACGCATCGATGCCGACCGGCAGTTGATCGTCGCGGAAGACGGCCTCTATATCCGCAGTCTCGCCGACGGCGCGATGACGCTGTTCTGCCCGCTCGACGCCGACAATCCCACGACGCGCTCCAATGATTGCCGCGTGCACCAGTCCGGCACGTTCTGGATCGGCACCATGGGCAAGAAGGCCGAGCCGAGGGCAGGGGCGATCTACGCGCTCCATCGCGGCAAGATCTCGACGCTGTTTCCCGGCATCAGCATTCCCAACTCGATCTGCTTCTCGCCGGATGGCGCGACCGGCTACTTCACCGACACCCCGCGCGCGGTGCTCTACGCCGTCCCGCTCAATCCTGCGACCGGATTGCCGCGCGGCGAGCCGGAGGTGCTGCTCCGCCACACCGGCATCGGCGGCCTCGACGGCTCGGTGTGCGATGCCGACGGGCAGATCTGGAATGCGTGCTGGGGCGCGAGCCGGATCGACGTCTACTCTCCGCAGGGCGAGCGCCTGCGCTCGCTGAGTGTGCCGGCCAAGCAGGCGAGCTGCCCGGCCTTCGTCGGCCCTGACCTGTCGCGTCTCCTCGTCACCTCGGCCTGGCAGGATATGGACGCGGCGGCACGCGCTGCCGATCCGCAAGCCGGCTGCACGTTTTTATTGGAGGCATCCGCGCGCGGTCGCGCGGAGCCCGACGTCAAGCTCGCATAG
- a CDS encoding HEAT repeat domain-containing protein — MSSPFESYDDLEDADERLQAADPAERRVAIIALGHSGDPAAVGHLANMVADPDAGVRQQVAMALGEFDGPEAASALVKLLVDPERIVASAAADSMAEFKDPACAEIILPLVKHAHAFVRMGALRALKELRCKDTLKPALEALQDTDAAVRVQAIGVIGFLKLEESIPALTALINDPDAHVRRAAVSALAFSQMKPAAETITRALKDSDWMVREMAAETLGLNVNGSLAAEQLVASLGDEFWQVRLKAIRSLGRMKIERAVRPIGNCINHDQANLRKEAAAALGEIAHPDGEAFLAVIADDADPDVRKNARWALQQIAARKARAGA; from the coding sequence ATGTCGAGCCCGTTCGAATCCTACGACGATCTCGAAGACGCCGACGAGCGGCTTCAGGCCGCCGATCCCGCCGAGCGCCGCGTCGCCATCATCGCGCTCGGCCATTCCGGCGATCCCGCCGCGGTCGGCCATCTCGCCAACATGGTCGCCGATCCCGATGCCGGCGTGCGCCAGCAGGTCGCGATGGCGCTCGGCGAGTTCGACGGGCCGGAGGCCGCGAGCGCGCTGGTCAAGCTGCTGGTCGATCCTGAAAGGATCGTGGCATCGGCCGCGGCCGACAGCATGGCCGAGTTCAAGGATCCGGCCTGTGCCGAAATCATCCTGCCGCTGGTCAAGCATGCCCACGCTTTCGTCCGCATGGGCGCACTGCGCGCGCTGAAGGAGTTGCGCTGCAAGGACACGTTGAAGCCGGCGCTGGAAGCGCTCCAGGACACGGACGCCGCCGTGCGCGTGCAGGCGATCGGCGTGATCGGCTTCCTCAAGCTGGAAGAATCCATCCCGGCGCTGACCGCGCTGATCAACGACCCTGATGCGCATGTGCGCCGCGCCGCCGTGAGTGCGCTGGCGTTCTCGCAGATGAAGCCGGCCGCCGAGACGATCACACGCGCGCTGAAGGACAGCGATTGGATGGTGCGCGAGATGGCGGCCGAAACGCTGGGCCTCAATGTCAACGGCTCGCTCGCCGCAGAGCAGCTCGTGGCTTCGCTTGGCGACGAATTCTGGCAGGTGCGGCTGAAGGCGATCCGCAGCCTCGGCAGGATGAAGATCGAGCGCGCGGTGCGCCCGATCGGCAATTGCATCAACCATGACCAGGCCAATTTGCGGAAAGAGGCGGCCGCCGCGCTCGGCGAGATCGCCCATCCCGACGGCGAGGCGTTCCTCGCCGTCATCGCCGACGATGCCGACCCTGATGTCCGCAAGAACGCACGCTGGGCACTCCAGCAGATCGCGGCCCGCAAAGCGCGCGCAGGCGCATAG
- a CDS encoding Gfo/Idh/MocA family protein, with the protein MTDLRIAIVGFGKIARDQHVGAIAAVPGATLAAVASRNASLPELPHFATIEELLEKGPAIDAVSLCTPPQVRRAQAATALAAGKHVMLEKPPGTGVAELDPLVAMAADARRTLFATWHSRYAPAVEPAREWLATRRIKSVHINWKEDVRVWHPGQAWIWEPGGLGVFDPGINALSILTRILPKPVFVTAAELAFPANCQAPIAANLTLTDIGGLPVTAEFDFRQTGPQSWDILVETDQGRMNLSGGGRRMAVDGKAIAEAPDQEYRELYRRFVELAATGASDVDLAPLRLVADSFLLGRRTIVEPFVD; encoded by the coding sequence GTGACCGACCTTCGCATTGCCATCGTCGGATTCGGCAAGATCGCGCGCGACCAGCATGTCGGTGCGATCGCGGCGGTACCGGGCGCGACGCTCGCGGCTGTTGCCAGTCGCAATGCTTCGCTGCCGGAGCTGCCGCATTTTGCCACCATCGAAGAGCTGCTGGAGAAGGGCCCGGCGATCGACGCGGTCTCGCTCTGCACGCCGCCGCAGGTGCGGCGCGCCCAGGCCGCCACGGCGCTCGCCGCCGGCAAGCACGTCATGCTGGAGAAGCCGCCCGGCACCGGCGTTGCCGAGCTCGATCCGCTGGTCGCGATGGCGGCCGATGCCAGGCGCACGCTGTTCGCGACCTGGCATTCGCGCTATGCGCCGGCGGTCGAGCCGGCCCGCGAATGGCTGGCGACACGCCGGATCAAGTCCGTGCACATCAACTGGAAGGAAGACGTCCGCGTCTGGCATCCCGGCCAAGCCTGGATCTGGGAGCCGGGCGGGCTCGGCGTGTTCGATCCCGGCATAAATGCGCTGTCGATCCTGACCCGCATCCTGCCCAAGCCGGTGTTCGTCACCGCGGCCGAGCTTGCCTTTCCGGCCAACTGCCAGGCCCCGATTGCCGCGAACCTGACGCTGACCGATATCGGCGGCCTGCCGGTCACCGCCGAATTCGACTTCCGCCAGACCGGGCCGCAGAGCTGGGATATCCTCGTGGAAACCGATCAGGGCCGGATGAATTTGTCCGGCGGCGGGCGTCGGATGGCTGTCGACGGCAAGGCCATTGCCGAGGCGCCCGATCAGGAATATCGCGAGCTGTACCGGCGCTTTGTCGAACTCGCGGCGACCGGCGCAAGCGATGTCGATCTGGCGCCGTTGCGTCTCGTTGCCGACTCTTTCCTGCTCGGCAGGCGCACGATCGTCGAACCGTTTGTGGACTGA
- a CDS encoding fumarylacetoacetate hydrolase family protein codes for MTTLTVKDLLPEDGTRGTLVGRVWLPQVNGPAVVAVRGDGVFDVTAKFPTVSALCEEDNPAKALAATGGERIGDLDAIVANTAPDGRDPKKPWLLAPVDLQTLKAAGVTFAISMLERVIEERAKGNPASAEAIRKEVTRLIGDDLSKLKPGSDQAMHLKQVLIDQNAWSQYLEVGIGPDAEVFTKAPTLSSVGTGMDAGLHPKSTWNNPEPELVLFVSSRGKIVGGSLGNDVNLRDFEGRSALLLSKAKDNNASCAIGPLLRLFDDTFTLDDARKLDISLNVKGTDGFVLDGHSSISKISRDPTDLVEQTIGKVHQYPDGFVLFLGTMFAPVKDRDAPGQGFTHKRDDIVTIAAPQLGKLVNRMRTSDECEPWTFGFSALMKNLAQRKLI; via the coding sequence ATGACCACACTGACAGTCAAAGACCTTCTCCCCGAGGACGGCACGCGGGGAACACTCGTCGGCCGCGTCTGGCTGCCGCAGGTCAATGGTCCGGCCGTGGTCGCCGTGCGCGGCGACGGTGTCTTCGACGTCACCGCCAAATTTCCGACCGTCAGCGCGCTTTGCGAAGAGGACAATCCCGCCAAGGCGCTCGCCGCGACCGGGGGGGAGCGCATCGGCGATCTCGACGCCATCGTGGCCAATACGGCCCCCGATGGACGTGACCCCAAGAAGCCGTGGCTGCTCGCGCCGGTCGATCTCCAGACCCTGAAGGCGGCCGGCGTCACCTTCGCGATCTCGATGCTGGAGCGCGTCATCGAGGAGCGCGCCAAGGGCAATCCGGCCTCGGCCGAAGCGATCCGGAAAGAGGTGACGCGGCTGATCGGCGACGATCTGTCAAAGCTCAAGCCGGGCTCGGACCAGGCGATGCACCTGAAGCAGGTGCTGATCGATCAGAACGCCTGGAGCCAGTACCTCGAGGTCGGCATCGGTCCCGATGCCGAGGTCTTCACCAAGGCACCGACCCTGTCCTCGGTCGGCACCGGCATGGACGCCGGCCTGCATCCGAAGTCCACCTGGAACAACCCCGAGCCGGAGCTGGTGCTGTTCGTCTCGAGCCGCGGCAAGATCGTCGGCGGTTCGCTTGGCAACGACGTCAATCTGCGCGACTTCGAGGGGCGCTCGGCGCTCTTGCTCTCGAAGGCCAAGGACAACAACGCGTCCTGCGCGATCGGTCCGCTGCTGCGCCTGTTCGACGACACCTTCACGCTCGACGATGCGCGCAAGCTCGACATCAGCCTGAACGTGAAGGGCACCGATGGCTTCGTCCTCGATGGCCATTCCTCGATCAGCAAGATCAGCCGCGATCCGACCGACCTCGTCGAGCAGACCATCGGCAAGGTCCATCAATACCCTGACGGCTTCGTGCTGTTCCTCGGCACCATGTTCGCGCCGGTCAAGGATCGCGATGCGCCGGGGCAGGGCTTCACTCACAAGCGCGACGATATCGTCACCATCGCCGCGCCCCAGCTCGGCAAGCTGGTCAACCGCATGCGCACCAGCGACGAGTGCGAGCCGTGGACCTTCGGCTTCAGTGCGCTGATGAAGAACCTCGCGCAGCGGAAGCTGATCTAG
- a CDS encoding sugar ABC transporter ATP-binding protein, which translates to MENSPDPAPPLLEVRGISKSFGAVRALQEVDFTLRAGEIHALLGENGAGKSTLIKVVTGVFPRDAGIVRLGGEEVAPRSAKAALQAGIATVYQEVNLLPNLSVAQNLFLDRQPMRFGIVRDGEMRRRAKALLAEFGLDIDVSAPLGSYSVAVQHVTAIARAVDLSARVLILDEPTASLDRHEVEILFGIMRQLAKRGIGIVFVSHFLDQVYEISDRITVLRNGRLVGERETASLPRIELIRMMLGRELAETTGARAATREHQAREICASFENYGKSGYVAPFNLELRHGEVVGLAGLLGSGRTETARLVFGAERADRGQAKVEGAPVRLHSPRDGVRHGFGYCPEERKTDGIVAELSVRENIVLALQAKRGLHRPLSRREQDEIARRYVRMLDIRPSDPERPVGLLSGGNQQKVLLARWLATSPRLLVLDEPTRGIDVGAHAEIIRLIRDLCDDGLSLLVISSELDEIVTYSDRVVVLRDRAHIEELAGEAIDVGNILAAIAADGAATAHEGRA; encoded by the coding sequence ATGGAGAACAGCCCCGATCCTGCTCCGCCCCTTCTGGAGGTGCGCGGGATCAGCAAGAGCTTCGGCGCTGTGCGTGCGTTGCAGGAGGTCGACTTCACGCTTCGCGCCGGCGAGATCCATGCGCTGCTCGGCGAGAACGGCGCCGGCAAGTCCACGCTGATCAAGGTCGTCACCGGCGTATTCCCGCGCGACGCCGGCATCGTCAGGCTCGGCGGCGAGGAGGTCGCGCCGCGCTCGGCCAAGGCCGCGCTTCAGGCCGGCATCGCTACGGTCTACCAGGAGGTCAATCTGCTGCCGAATCTCTCGGTGGCGCAGAACCTGTTTCTCGACCGCCAGCCGATGCGCTTCGGCATCGTGCGCGACGGCGAGATGCGCCGCCGCGCCAAAGCGCTGCTCGCGGAGTTCGGCCTCGACATCGACGTATCAGCGCCGCTCGGCAGCTATTCCGTCGCCGTGCAGCATGTCACCGCGATTGCGCGCGCCGTGGATCTGTCCGCGCGCGTGCTGATCCTGGACGAGCCGACCGCGAGTCTCGACCGTCACGAGGTCGAGATCCTCTTCGGCATCATGCGCCAACTGGCGAAACGCGGCATCGGCATCGTCTTCGTCAGTCATTTCCTCGACCAGGTCTACGAGATCTCCGACCGCATCACCGTCTTGCGCAACGGCCGCCTGGTCGGCGAACGCGAGACCGCCTCGCTGCCGCGGATCGAGCTGATCCGCATGATGCTCGGCCGCGAACTGGCCGAGACCACCGGCGCGCGGGCGGCGACACGCGAGCATCAGGCGCGCGAGATCTGCGCGAGCTTCGAGAATTACGGCAAATCCGGCTATGTCGCGCCGTTCAATCTCGAGCTGCGCCATGGCGAGGTCGTCGGCCTCGCCGGCCTGCTCGGCTCGGGTCGCACCGAGACGGCGCGGCTGGTGTTCGGCGCCGAGCGCGCCGATCGCGGGCAGGCGAAGGTTGAAGGCGCGCCCGTGCGGCTGCACTCGCCGCGCGACGGCGTGCGCCACGGCTTTGGCTATTGCCCGGAGGAACGCAAGACCGACGGCATCGTCGCCGAGCTCAGCGTGCGCGAGAACATCGTGCTGGCGCTCCAGGCCAAACGCGGGCTGCATCGGCCGCTGTCGCGCCGCGAGCAGGACGAGATCGCGCGCCGCTACGTCAGGATGCTGGACATCCGTCCGTCCGATCCGGAGCGCCCGGTGGGCCTGCTCTCCGGCGGCAATCAGCAAAAAGTGCTGCTGGCGCGCTGGCTCGCGACCTCGCCGCGGCTGCTGGTGCTGGACGAGCCGACCCGCGGCATCGACGTCGGCGCGCATGCCGAGATCATCCGCCTTATCCGCGACCTCTGCGACGACGGGCTCTCTCTGCTCGTGATCTCCTCGGAGCTGGACGAGATCGTGACCTATTCGGATCGGGTCGTGGTGCTGCGCGACCGCGCCCATATCGAGGAGCTCGCGGGCGAGGCGATCGACGTCGGCAACATTCTCGCGGCCATCGCGGCCGACGGCGCCGCCACAGCGCATGAGGGGCGGGCATGA